One Glycine max cultivar Williams 82 chromosome 1, Glycine_max_v4.0, whole genome shotgun sequence genomic window, aaaattctagcatttttttaaatataattaacttccataaaaataattctaaaaacaCGAACAAACTGCCTAAGTTTAACAAATTTCTTAGAATCATTTATATTCTCTCACAACATATACTTACACAATAAAGCAGTTCCATTATCTTCCCGCTGAGGTAAGGAAGtttcaagattttattttatcatattgtatttttaaatatttggcaATCACCAAAGAGTGCACAAAACTTCTAGTGTGTGCTTTTTTCGAATTGGGGTCGACATGATGGCTGACGATCGGATCACAAGTTGATTAAGAGATTCACTAATTAAACAAGTAGAACTTAACTATATATGCTTATCCGCtgcttgtttattttattttgcatcaAATCTATTCCAAGGGGGACCAGAAATTTTAGGAGTGACTACATCATATTTTATGTcgtaatggaaaaaaaaaaaaaaaaaagaagatgggTAATAGAGACAAAATCAAAGGCAATAAGACTTAGATTATAACTTAATACTACAATAGTTGTTTTGGATTAGACTTGAGACCCGATTTGTATAACAAGAAACAATCATGGAGAAAATTAACTCAATTCACCAATTGTCGACTTGGATCAACGCTTTTACTTAGAATTAAGAACATTACAATTTACTTAGAAATAAGTATATCGCGACTCACAACTACAAAAAGAagcttctacatcggttgaaaaCCGGTATCTACGACGGGCCCCACACCGTCTTTGTTCCAGATGTCGTTGTATGTCGACAACAACGACATCGGTCATCATAGGACCCGTCTTTGTAATGCAAGAATACAACGTCAGTGGCTATAAAAGAACAGACGTTATAAAAAAGGATTCAACGACGCACATATTAGACAACCCGTCGTTGTTTTGGTCCATTTCAACGTCGGGTTCGCAAGACCCGTCGTTGTTTTGTTTCCTGTCAACATCGGTGGCGGGCGCACCACCGTCGTTGTTTTGGTCCATTTCAACGTCGGGTTCACAAGACCCGTCGTTGTTTTGTTTCCTGTCAACATCGGTGGCGGGCTCACCACCGACGTTGTTTGGTAGTATGTCAACGTCGGTGGTGTGTACACCGTCATTGTTGTTTGAGGTTTCAACGACGGTGGCTGGAGCACCCGTCGTTGTTGGTAAATAAGGCTATAAAGACGGGTTTTCATAAGGACCGTCGTTGAAGTATTTTGCCTGCTCACAAAATTTGGGTTAtaccattcaaatttcaaaaaaaaagctACATTTATATACagcaaacatatataaatacatttaaagGATAAATAACACAATCATGCATGAACCAAAAGAAAAGGGATATCGACGGTGACACTCACAGTGAGAATGTTATAGGTGGTTCAAAGTTCATCAAAGCCTTTCATGCAtgcattgtttatatatatgaaaataaaacaaaaccagatagggtatatatatatataattaccaCTCGAGCCTATAAGCAAATGGAGCAATGGACACAGTAGCAAAGAGTTGTCGATAAGCAACAACGACAAGAGGGCTCATTCCAGATTCTATTGCAAGCATTTAAGTAATGTTCATCACTGCATAGACCAATTGCACAAGAACCAATTGCAAGTAGACCGGCACCCATATTAATTGTCTCTTTCTCACCCCTCAGTCTTAATTAGACCGGCACCCATATTAATTGCCCATATTAAAGCATTTAAGTGTTGTATGTGATGAATGAAATGCATGAGAGTGATGAAGTAACTTATAACTAGTTGATTCCAGTCATGTGCATGtcaacaaaatttaatgatGCTTCTGATAGAAAACAAGGCAGCAAGTAGGGTTCACCGCGAATATTGAGAAGATAGATAGAACATACCTATATACAACTGCGTTGAACCATTGCTATTCATAGAAATTGTTACTAGTCTTCTGTGTTGGGCCAAAGATCAAATTTGCATCCTTTCAGGCCAAGCAGAATTTAACCTTCGTGCAAAATCTTCCACTTCCctacaagaaaagaaacaaagtcATCAAATGCAAcataaaagacaaaacaaaaaaataaaccactcaACAATTAGCTGAGAAGATTATCCTCTTTCATAGGTTATATTTTGATATCACCATTCCAGAAGTTgtcaactaaaattaaataaatgaatgaactAGTACATAAGACAAATGCAACACGCTCAACACTGAAGTCAATTAAGCAAGACTCCTcttgattaataatattttacatcTTATGCAATCAATGAAACATGCACTAAACCAGTCAGGAAGATTCTGCATTTCATCAAATGACGATATTAATTGCATGCAGCATTCAAAATATGAGAATTTCACCCAACTGCTTTAGCACTAATTACCTGAGCATGTGACAAACTCCTCAAGAACTgtctttaatcatatttttcatcCCCTGGTCCCCTTCCCTTGGAATCCCTGCAATCTCtttaatcataataatgataatatcaaCCAAAATATTATTAGACTGAAAAAATGACACTAACAGTTGATATAATGTATGCCTAGCTGATCAATTCAACAATTCATGTAAGCCTAgctaatcaaattttataactagAACATTTTTCAGTTTCATGTATTAAGTTATAGTTCATGAATCCACAAACAAGGAGGAAACACACCTCTTCAATGCTTGTGCTGCTAGTCACTTTGCTGCTACTGAACTTTAGGAGCGGAATCCAAGCAAAAGCAAGGTCAAATGATAATATCATCTGCTCAAATGATAAAATCACTTATTATGGTAGATAATCCACATGTTGAATAACTAGTCTTCAACCCAAATTTAGgtatataataaacaaacaacaacaaaagattATCTCCATTACCTTCAAAATAACACTTGAGGCAGATTCAACCAAAATCTCCAGCCCCAAGGTAGCCATCAGTCATGCAAAAACAATGATACCCTGCACAGGAAATCTTATTAGTTATTAGCATGTACCTCTACCAAGCAACCATCCAATGACTGTGGACACTTCATTTGTTCACTTAACTGCTGCAGTGGCAAGCTTGGTGGTACTATAGCTGCACTAAATTGTTGCTGTGGTAATCAAATGCAGATGCAATGCAGTAGAAGGGGGTAAAGACAATATATTACTACAATTATATGAAATTGAGAAGATAATACTAAGAATAGAATATTAGTAGCATGACCGAAAATAAAATAGCCGCTGTGTCAAATAACATAACAATTGTCTCAAATACAGGGAAAAAAATACTCCAACGCCATCATTAGCCGTTTTGACTTATTgctgtctttaaaaaaaatgttgcccATTTCTTTCGAATTGTGGTGATGATGCCGATGTCCAACGGTGTGTCATTAGCAAACCACTGCAAGTATTCATAATTGTAAGTTAGTactgcaaatataaaaattcagttCCAATTGTATTGAAGTTTATGCATACCATGGACCAATCACTCTTTATGTCGCTGGCTATGATGTTCCAGATCCAATGCATTATGTAATATCCACATTCATAACAGCCGGTTTGAACGTGACTCTACATATGGAAAACATTTGAACATCGTATACATTACATAAGTTCATGACTTAACTAGACAACACTAACACATGGTACATAGCTGACTTACCTTTACTTCAATCCACTTTGGTGCAACTGCCTTAGTTTCAGGAGACAAGGTCTTCTTCAATTTTGTCATTACACTGCTTTTAAAAAACCACATCAACGCATATACAACAAAATGTCAATCAATAATGACCACTAAAGAAGGCTTGCAAAAAGTTATATGGTATGAGATAACCTATTAATTGTAGCTTTGATATGCATATCAGGTTTCCTACGCAAAGAACAGAACCAAACAACAACATGTTGCCTAGGACACAAAATTATGAGTTGCCAATGTTCCCTGCATGTCATTCACATTAGATACGTATACACCCAAACATCATTTGAAGTATGTTTGTTAAATAGCACTTACTGATGGAAGTAAGGTCCAATGTACACCTCTCGGTCAGATTCCTTAAGCCATCTTTCAAGATATTGTTCGCATTCGCTGCGTCTATCCTTTGAACAAACCAACGACTGTGGCTCAAGGAATGCATACATGAAACCTTGACTGAATATCTGACTCCACTCATGAATATACCTATTCACATGATTTGAAAGTATTGTAGTGGATCATGATATTGAATGAATGAGGAATGAGTTATATGAAGGAATTCACTTACATTAACCATAATTGTATGACAGATATGTTCAGACTTTTGTCTCCTGCTATTATTTCAATAACAtctgaatatgtgatgaatatCGATGTAGATGCATCTACAATTCCAAGAAAGCTCCCATCAAAGCTGATTTGAAGTGGCTTGTCCTAAAGATCGAAACTGTACTTCATCAATTCACGCAACGGATCATCTG contains:
- the LOC102659909 gene encoding uncharacterized protein, with the translated sequence MYIHEWSQIFSQGFMYAFLEPQSLVCSKDRRSECEQYLERWLKESDREVYIGPYFHQEHWQLIILCPRQHVVVWFCSLRRKPDMHIKATINSVMTKLKKTLSPETKAVAPKWIEVKSHVQTGCYECGYYIMHWIWNIIASDIKSDWSMWFANDTPLDIGIITTIRKKWATFFLKTAISQNG